TGCTAAATGAAAAGCCTCTTTGAAGTCTATAGAGTTGTAGTAACAGGTTCGGTTGTGTTCTGTGCATGtcttttgatatttattttatcaCAAATAACTGATCTGTTGCACTTCGGTCTGGTCTAAATCCAGCTTGCTCCTTTGCAGGTGCCATTTCCTCTTCATTCTCTTCTGCAGCCTCTTGGTAAATGCTATCTCTGGTGCTATTTTACTGTAACTAacttaaatttctaaatgaaatgtttcgaAACAGGAAACTGCAGTCTTTCATTTCCAACAGTTTAAAACGGAACATTTGATCCATTTTGAAACTTAGTGTCAGGGTGGATTTAAATCACGAGTCATGAAgatttgatttaatcatggatttctacataaagtgcattcttgttggttgttataaccttaaaacatattcttcacaactcagagatagatgtaggtttcatttttagaaggtacacgctATACATCTTTaaagtgattgattgattttgaaaacttttcagattagttttacagctatatcagaaaatgaatgattgttcggttatttcatttacaaaggtaattgaagcagatatttatgaagttattgggaggtgaactatctccaattcaataggttaatcattaatatttggaggattttcttgtcgTGCTGTATTAGGAGgggaacatcaccagacagacatttaaattgttttattcaaCTAAAACAACAGCATTAtgtgttctggatttttttcaacagcaaacatataatattctaacaaaaaaaacatatgaatttttgaatttagttaaacattcaagtttttttaaaatcggtttctttttgttaacattgttttttaacttaaatagttaaaaaatattttaaaaaaaattttaattgactatgtcagccaggccaacatgagaaacttaaaatattgactTCTGCAGCTAACGCAGTCGTCTTcagcttcattttcctgtttgttcataatctggaaaagaaaaacaagctttcctgctttttcaggtcccaaatgatttctcaatttggaatgaattaatccaaaggaagaaaatattctttctacaccggcagaagaagctactggtgtataagtgagattatcacttcaacagtctctgaatccaagtgcttaagtgacttctgCCAGTTCACTGGTgttactttctttaaaacatcatcagcaaacatatatttcttgaacgGTTCTTATTctcaaactgggtctcttttgcagcctgctgccattacaggttttcccttctagtgagagaatggcaTGGTGGATTTCCTACCCTCAGAAAGACCTCAAAATTTCTGagatatgctgctcaaacagtttcacttctgtttctactgcctgtccctcccttctcacgtttatctccagacttcttctccttgtctagATCTGTTCTGCCCTCAACCATCTTATATTcattgaactttctgaaactttgcacttttaaagtgaggtaagggattgactctgtgtacacaaattttcggagggacaatagggttgaggtctgttatttctcacctctatgtattatttatttcgttatttaaaaacatttttgctgttaacaggCATGTTctctctggagagacaaatccaccgtttgagaactgcaaaactaagcatctctaaTGGTAttttctagactgagcactgaatccgattgggtagatagaaagattcacctaaataatctatacagaagcccctggaaccccataagactGGGTCCCTAATCCGTGAgttattggaactcatttacaaaactgttcttaaacattacatgaatatattgtctcatactatagaattagaatttataatccctattccatgatgagatatctttgagctacaATATATCTTGCTTGATTAAAATTATCTTTAGGCAGGTGTTTTcatcaaaaagcattttatcaaaaaaaaccccgattttaaattaaaatctgttttgttttttattttttttaaatcattggtttttatccaccctgcttatTGTTCGAGtcaagaaacttattgaaactgACCTTTTCCTGCAAACAGTTTTAGTGAGGACTATCAAcatttttcaatgggaaaatggtttgctgaaaaattcctgactagctGTACATGGCCCACTTGTAGATCTTGCAAATTGtcttccagtctttttttttaCTGACACTTGTGCATAAGAATGTACTTAGAATACTTTATAGGATCAAACAAGTGTATGTTTCTGCCACATAACTGCCTGATCCGCGACCGTTTTTCCAAGGAGATGATAGAATATGCTTGAATTTTGAGGCAAATGAGGAAGGAAATAATCCAGCTGCTTCCAGTACTTTGAAGTGTATTACATCCATATTCAGTAGATTTCAGCATGCAAGAGGTATAACAACCTGCAGGTATTTTTCTTATAGGTATTTTTTGTCTGCTCCTTAGTTGGTTAATGATCAAaaaacactcagatactatggaaaAGAGGCTAAAAAAAAACTTAGATCAAAATAAACCCCAAAAGAAATTGTGGGGTGAGGGGtgacaaggttattgtagggggagttgcagtactgctacccttacatctgcgctgctgctggtggcagcacttcctccagagctgggcagctggccaggggtccagttctgaaggcagagccaccagcagcagcagtggagaaatgaggatggcatggtatggtactgccacccttacttttgcactgctgcctgTAGAGCTAGACCCTTaatcagcagccaccactctctggctgcccagctctgaaggcagtgcagaagtaagggttggcaataccatgaccctcCTAAAATACCGTTCTGACCCCCACCCTCCACAATTCCCTTTTTGGGTAAGGACCCCCAATTtaagaaacgctggtctcccctgtgaaatttgtatagtatagggtaaaagcacacaaaagaccaaattttaCTGGGGGAGACCAGATTGCACGGTCAGTGACgtatttttcatggctgtgaatttggtagggctctcgTCATAGCATTTGTTTCAAGTGATTGTTAGCAGATCACAGCTAGCCATATATTTACTCTCCAAttagagtggtagccatgttagtctgttcacctgcacatctaccaatgtgtgatatatgccatcgtgtgccagcaatgcccctctgccatatacattggccaaactggacagtctctgcgcaaaagaataaatggacacaaatcagacgtcaagaattataatattcaaaaacctgtcggagaacacttcagcctccctgtaCACTCAATTATAGACCTAAAAGTGGctattcaatgaaaaaaaattcaaaaacaaactccaactaaaactgcaaaactggaattaatttgcaaactggatactgtcaaattaggcctgaataaagactgggcatggatgagtcattacacaaactaaaaactatttcctcatgctaaTTTCCCCGCCTACTGTTACTCACTTGTCAGCtttttgaaatgggccaccctaattaccactacaaaagtgatttttccttctgctgctaatagcccattttaattgatttgtctcgttAGAATTGGtaaggcaacccccatcttttcatgttctctgtgtgtgtgtgtgtgtgtatataaataaaaaataatcttcctactgtattttccactccatgcatctgataaagtgggttttagcccacaaaagcttatgccaaaataaatttgttagtttttaaggtgccacaagtacctgtactcctcattctttctcCAATTAGACAGTTCAACTGATCTCTTACATGATTGTCATTCTTGTTTTACATGTCAGTTTAGTTTTCTGGTAAAAATTCTGGAGGAGAATGGGAATTTTTAATGAGATTCCTTGTTTGCTCTCAAAGTGCTACAAACCTTAACTTGTTTATACTTAATTTCCTGGTAAATCCATTACAAACTtgttaaagagaaaaaatatgaatttgaAGGTGCTTTATTTTCCAGTAATAAAAATCACTCTCTGTTTAATTTGTGGGTGAATTaatgtttttgaaataaaatattataatagCATTGGCTAGAACCAGAGATGCTGTGCAAGGTTAAACGAagcacctcagtcctgatcttTAGCATTCCTCCTGTTTCAGTTGTGGGTCTCTTTTAAATAGACTTAAATCCATACCAAAATGTGTGATAGCTTTATAATTTGAGATCAGAGaattatttttagttttcacCTGATCCAGAATTTGaattcagaaagagagagagagagaaaactagtGTACTAGTTCACTGTTCTAGTTAGCTCCCTTTCATTGGTCATTTTGATTAGTAGGGTTAAAAGAGCAGTTTACAATGTGTTCAGTTATTTTCAACATGGATTTATAAATTAAAGGATTATAAAATATCTACATATACCAGGTCCTGCAAAACGTTTTCCAGTGATCAcagtaaataatattttgaagGACGTGCTGACTAATTATCTTCAAGAAGAAAAATATGAAGCGGAGCTATGCAGACAAATGACAAAGACCATCTCTGaggtataaaaaataaattattagtaCAATTAGGCTTTCGGAGTAAATGATGGGTCAGATTCACCCCCTTCTCAAATCCATGCACTGAGGGGTCTTTCATGCGCAACCTCCCCACTTTCTCTGGTGGACCCTTTTCTGTATGTCTGGGGTATGCATTGGGGAGGGGAATGTGACTTGTCAGGCTTGTGGCAAGTGAGTGAGCCAGAAACTGCACATCATCCTTCCTCTGGTCCTCAAAATTTACCCAGAAAATGGAACAGTCCCAGACTGTAGTAACTTTTGTGCATAGCCCCTGGGATGGTCACAGGGACTACTGTGACCAATGGGACATGGTTCCATTGACCTTGTCCTCCCAAGGAACCATATGAGTGGACATTAGGTGTACCAGAGGCAATGTGAGAGCATAGTGCTAACTCTCCTTCTGTGGATCCCCAGCATCTGCCAGATTTGGGGATAGGCAAATACTGTACCCCTGGCAGGACAAtgcctcaattttttttccttcaaaatcttCTTTTCTTGGCTTTTCATGTCAGAAGAGACAATATTAGTAAGTAGAATATAGGGCTTAGAGAAACTAAAACGAGTGAACTAAAAGTATAAAGTTAAAATCTgttaaatccctgtgtggatgctctcatttACAAGCTAGGGGGCCTCAGTTCACTGAACTTAATCCTCCAGAAACATCCAGAATAGCCCCTCAAGAAACTTAGGCTTTTGTGCTGTCGCACATTCTGCTTGGTAACATGCAAGTCTTCAGTAGTTTGTAATAGAGTGAAACTTGGGCATCatcaacagatttttttgttgaGAAAGAATGGCATATGCAACTTATTCTTTTACCAAAGATGGGTCTGTaaggctaacaggagtaaaaggCAGTAAAAACTTGTGTGTTTGGGtatttttggttggttggttttgtacATTTTAGTCAACGATTGAATACACACATGGAGACGATCGCGTAAGAGTGAAGGTGCCATCTTTTTCATAGACAGTTTTCATATTTGAACTGTTCTGTCTCTAACTATGCAGGAAGATGCCACCACTTTTGTAAATGCAACTCCTGAAATCAATTCTTTGAAGATATGACATTTCCAAGAACTGATATCACTATCATCAGTGTTGAATATACTATTCATTGGTGCTGTAAACTCAGTCTCACATATTCCACCTTCTAGTGGTACTGGAATACCTACAGGATGATGTTGCAAGTCTATGGTTAGGTGATTGCCAACAAGATTCTTGAAAATGTCTAGTAATATTGTACATAACATGTTTATACTACACTGTATCAGTGCAGTGATTTTTACCTGTGAACCTCCTGAACATGTTTTTCTCTTATAGGTTATTAAGGCTCGGGTAAAAGACCTTATGATACCAAGGTACAAAATTATTGTGATTGTGCATATTGGACAACTAAATGAACAGAGCATGAGAATTGGAAGCAGATGCATTTGGGATCCTGCGAATGATACGTTTTCATCGTATGCTTTCAAAAATACCTCATTATTTGCTCTTGCAAATGTCTATGCTGTTTATTTTGAATGAGAAGCTCTAGTTTATCAGTGAAAGAAAAAGATCTAACTTATGTTTATATTGTAGAAAAACTGTTAGAAGATAGTCagcttacatttgttttaaaatgggagAAATAAGCCTTTCAGTGGTAAATGTAATAATCATGCACACTTAAACCATTTTCTGCTCTTGTTCCTTTCCACAGGAAATTATTCATACTAAAATGACATTGTGCACCTGTTTTTCAGAACCACATATCACTGTATTAGCTTATATCATTGTTATTTGCTCTAATTAAATCCTGGTCCTCAGTTTTAGTCCCCAGTAAAAGGGCTTTGTGCATAAGGCCAAGATGGGAtttgcagaagtaaaaaaaatccttcccttcTGCCCTCATCTTGGAGTTAAAATGTTGGGCAGCTGCACAACATGTCATGAGCTGTGACCAGTACCCTGAAAGGTTTTACAAGTGGGAGATCCACACAACTCATTGTCTTTAACCCTCCTCTGACAGAGGTGCTGTCCATGTCCACCCCCTTCTCACGTGGCATCTCTGGTTCAATTTCCCCAATGGAGTCTTCAGCACATTTTAGTTATGGATGTGGCTTAGGCCTCTTGCCAAGTCACTGAGGAAGATCTACCCCTTCAATGGTAGTAAAGTCCCCAAGTCAAAGTCCAGCGTAAACACAAACCAGAAGAATCTTTGACCTTACCACAAGAGTCTTTGACCTTTTGGGCTCAAATTTCATCCCCCTTCCTTTTGCGCAGATCCCAGCTGTAGCAGCTTGTCTTAACCACCAACAACAGGTTCCAGGTAACATATTAAACTGTCTTTCCTGGTTGGTCCCCAAGTAAGATGGCTTTCTCCTTTTAACTGCCCCCTCCATGCCTGACAGCTCTTGCAGGTGAAGCAGGATGGGGCTAACTGAGTATACCCCATCAGaccttctttcctttcctcctgctcCTATTTCCAGTGTTGCAGAACTGCAGATGTCCCActgcttgtttgtttgtgggatttgttttgtttttgcaatggGAAGATTTTGGCCCTTAACTAGTAATAATTAAGAGCTATGAGGAAAATCTGGATAAATATCATGACAGGTAACAACAGTTAATTATGTTCAGAAATGTTTTATTGTACAGTAAGAAGCAATGTGTCTAATCTGTGGTATGTATATGAAATTCCGTTTCCATTTTACTTATAATAAAGTAAATTAATTAGTTAAAACTGTACTGTGCAAGAGTTGAACTTCATGTTTTTAGTTAAGgtggttttatttctttatagttTCTGGATTAATATAGAAATCCTGTTAAATCTTTGTCTACTCACCTTTATCTTTTAGGTTACGTCTGTACTACAGACTTTACAGTGACACGGCTGTACCACTACAGCcttgccgctgtaaggtctcctgcgtgtagccactctatgccgaggggagagagctctcctgctggcataattaagcCACCCTCAATGAACAGCATTAGCTATGTGGGCAGGAGAgcctctcccaccaacatagcttgtCCACAGCACTTTtgccagtgaaacttatgtcagtcaggggtgtggcttcttttttttttaaaaaccctgacCGACAAAAATGGTagcgtagacaaagccttagtttcTTAGAAGGCTTAAATGTGTTATCTGTTCTGCTCCTTGTCATTTTTATACCTACAAGTACGCACCTTGAAAATAGTTGATAAATTATCCAGAAAAGTTGAGATGACGACATTCAGAATAGAAGAGGAAAACACTTTTGTTTAAATAGCATAAGAAATTTGACATATTGCAGATACCATTTTCTTCCCAAACGTATCAAGCGATTTTTAATTGGTACATCAGGGTACCACTAAGGCAGACCATGAGGTCATCTTAAATGCTGAAAACAATATATATAGATATTAAGGATATTTTTTGCTCTGGATTCACTTATGGAATCCACATTGATACAAAAAGTGTCGTGGACAAAGATGGAATTTATACCCTTTATATTACATTTCTGTGGGCCAGGTTCCAAACTTCTGGTATAGGGAGAAGCACCATAAAAACCTTTTCTTTTGGCTCTATGAGGATTTCTCCTGAAGGGTGGCAGGAGATGCTTCCACCTGGGGGTAGCTTTACCTCACAGAGAACATTGAATTGGCACACTCCCCAGATATCATCACAATGCCTTCTTTCCAGTGAGCACTGCATATTCTCCTTCGTCTCCTCTGACAAGTCCTTATATACTGGCATATGTTCTGGGTGAAGCGAGCTTTCAGTCCTCAAATATGTGtgtcctccttttctctccccacccccgcaacCAAATAAATCGTATGAGAATGCTCTTGTATTACAGATGAGTCTGAACTCTTTTATATACTTCTCTAAATCTAACAGAGCATGGTACAATAAATCCCCTTGGGATTTATCATTGGGTGCATGTGCTATCAGGGAGGTGCTCTTAGAATATTCTTTGTGTAGTATTTGGAAGCCAGAATGTTGCAGTTTAAAACCTCTAGCTATTCTTGCTAAGTCTTGTAATATTtggttttgaattattttaaactttcttttctgtttgaagAAATGTGGAGGAAGAAAAGTAGGAAGCAAAGTTAAAGGAATTAACACTGTCTGATCCCTGACAATGCTATCCAGATCTATGTCATAAGAGCTCTGATAAACTAGCTCTTAGACACAGGGAGTTGTGGAGCACAGAATCCAGTGGAGACCATTTGAATGAATGCTTTCACAC
This sequence is a window from Chelonoidis abingdonii isolate Lonesome George chromosome 7, CheloAbing_2.0, whole genome shotgun sequence. Protein-coding genes within it:
- the DYNLT5 gene encoding dynein light chain Tctex-type 5; protein product: MSDIAKDKAARLLKKRGSVSSLSSHEVRVKEILGKNKDSMSTVSYMDEPGHDIPRLAVQLENTYQLGPAKRFPVITVNNILKDVLTNYLQEEKYEAELCRQMTKTISEVIKARVKDLMIPRYKIIVIVHIGQLNEQSMRIGSRCIWDPANDTFSSYAFKNTSLFALANVYAVYFE